In one window of Candidatus Deferrimicrobiaceae bacterium DNA:
- the mtnA gene encoding S-methyl-5-thioribose-1-phosphate isomerase: protein MAFKTIEWTGDALLLLDQRILPIKEFMRSCNDAASVAEAIRTMVVRGAPAIGVTAAFGLVLSVQTAVRRKRPWRPLFQKAATDLAATRPTAVNLFWAIARMSRLADTLQDDDAPAAAARLEREALAIYADDVAVNKAMGAHGAKLLKSGESVLTHCNAGALATAEYGTALGIIRAAIASGKKIHVFVDETRPWLQGARLTAWELMKDNIPCTLITDNMAASLFAKGKIQASIVGADRVAANGDVANKIGTYGVAVLARAHKVPFYVAAPISTIDPKIKNGTQIPIEEREDNEVTHLMGTRIAPGGVRVYNPAFDVTPARLVSAIVTEKGVLKSPYGMAIRGVIR, encoded by the coding sequence GTGGCATTCAAGACGATCGAGTGGACAGGCGATGCGCTGTTGCTGCTCGACCAGCGGATCCTGCCGATCAAGGAGTTCATGCGCAGCTGCAACGACGCGGCGTCGGTCGCGGAGGCGATCCGGACGATGGTCGTCCGGGGGGCGCCCGCCATCGGAGTGACGGCGGCGTTCGGCCTCGTCCTCTCGGTGCAAACCGCCGTTCGGCGAAAGCGTCCCTGGCGCCCGCTGTTCCAGAAAGCGGCTACGGATCTCGCCGCCACGCGCCCGACGGCGGTCAACCTCTTCTGGGCCATCGCGCGGATGTCCCGGTTGGCCGACACGCTGCAAGACGACGATGCGCCCGCCGCCGCCGCACGGCTTGAGCGGGAGGCGCTTGCCATTTATGCGGACGATGTCGCGGTCAACAAGGCGATGGGGGCGCACGGCGCGAAGCTGCTGAAAAGCGGCGAATCCGTGCTGACCCACTGCAACGCGGGCGCGCTCGCCACGGCGGAATACGGCACCGCGCTGGGCATCATCCGGGCGGCCATCGCGTCGGGCAAGAAGATCCACGTCTTCGTCGACGAGACGCGGCCCTGGCTCCAGGGCGCGCGCCTCACGGCCTGGGAGCTGATGAAGGACAACATCCCCTGCACGCTGATCACCGACAACATGGCAGCGTCGCTCTTCGCCAAGGGGAAAATCCAGGCGTCGATCGTCGGGGCCGACCGCGTGGCGGCCAACGGGGACGTGGCCAACAAGATCGGGACCTACGGCGTGGCGGTGCTGGCGCGCGCACACAAGGTTCCGTTCTACGTCGCGGCACCGATCTCGACGATCGACCCCAAGATCAAGAACGGGACGCAGATCCCCATCGAGGAGCGCGAGGACAACGAGGTGACGCACCTGATGGGCACGCGGATCGCCCCGGGGGGCGTCCGGGTCTACAACCCGGCGTTCGACGTCACGCCGGCCCGGCTGGTCAGCGCCATCGTAACTGAGAAAGGCGTGCTGAAAAGCCCCTACGGGATGGCGATCCGGGGCGTCATCCGGTGA
- the queC gene encoding 7-cyano-7-deazaguanine synthase QueC: protein MNPLPKPKGIVLASGGMDSSVLAAFAQRESDLSLLHVNYGQRTEAKELSCFQAIGDHLGVPPHDRLVVDISHLARIGGSALTDAAIDVPAADLDHDGIPVTYVPFRNAHFIAIAVSWAEVVGAKNIYVGAVEADSSGYPDCRPAFYDAMNQAIRQGTKPGSGIIVKTPFIGLKKKDIILMGKSLGVPFEATWSCYKDEAPACGACDSCALRLRSFAEAGVDDPIPYAVRPRY from the coding sequence ATGAACCCTCTTCCCAAGCCGAAAGGCATCGTCCTCGCCAGCGGGGGCATGGACAGTTCGGTCCTGGCCGCCTTCGCGCAGCGCGAGTCCGACCTGTCGCTCCTCCACGTCAACTACGGGCAGCGCACCGAAGCGAAAGAGCTGTCATGCTTCCAGGCGATCGGCGACCATCTCGGCGTGCCGCCACACGACCGCCTCGTCGTCGACATCTCCCACCTCGCCCGGATCGGGGGCAGCGCGCTGACCGACGCCGCCATCGACGTGCCGGCCGCAGACCTCGATCACGACGGCATCCCCGTCACCTACGTCCCGTTCCGCAACGCCCACTTCATCGCCATCGCCGTCTCGTGGGCCGAGGTGGTCGGGGCGAAAAACATCTACGTCGGGGCGGTCGAGGCCGATTCCTCGGGCTACCCCGACTGCCGCCCCGCCTTCTACGATGCGATGAACCAGGCGATCCGGCAGGGCACGAAGCCGGGCAGCGGCATCATCGTCAAGACCCCGTTCATCGGCCTGAAGAAGAAAGACATCATCCTGATGGGAAAGTCGCTCGGCGTCCCGTTCGAGGCAACCTGGTCGTGCTACAAGGACGAGGCGCCCGCCTGCGGCGCCTGCGACTCGTGCGCGTTGCGGCTGCGTTCGTTCGCCGAGGCAGGCGTCGACGACCCGATCCCCTACGCGGTGCGGCCGCGCTACTGA
- a CDS encoding methyltransferase domain-containing protein, producing the protein MPWDPEQYHRFTQARFAPFSDLVALIRVRPDMTVVDLGCGTGELTVDLANRLPRSTILGVDESPQMLEKARSLGAKGVSFEQGDLQGVTGEYDLVFSHAVLHWIDDHPSLFPRLWSLVAPGGQIAFQIPSNHRHPSHTCVLAVADEEPFRSALGGWKRLSPVLEIDAYATLLDGLGAEAIVAMEKVYPVRLPCAADISEWTKGSTLVPWFDRLPETLHAPFVARYRELLSAALPPGPHFFTFRRILLAAAKPEDAA; encoded by the coding sequence ATGCCTTGGGACCCGGAACAGTACCACCGATTCACGCAGGCGCGCTTTGCGCCGTTCTCCGACCTGGTTGCGCTGATTCGCGTTCGGCCTGACATGACGGTCGTCGACCTCGGATGCGGTACTGGAGAGCTGACCGTCGATCTGGCGAACCGCCTGCCCCGGAGCACGATCCTGGGCGTCGACGAATCTCCGCAGATGCTCGAGAAGGCGCGTTCCCTGGGGGCCAAGGGTGTTTCGTTCGAACAGGGGGATCTGCAGGGTGTGACGGGCGAGTACGACCTCGTCTTCTCCCACGCGGTGCTTCACTGGATCGACGACCACCCGTCGCTCTTCCCCCGGCTCTGGTCGCTTGTCGCGCCCGGCGGGCAGATCGCCTTCCAGATCCCGTCGAACCATCGCCATCCGTCGCACACCTGCGTGCTCGCCGTCGCCGACGAAGAGCCGTTCCGGTCGGCGCTCGGGGGCTGGAAGCGGCTCTCGCCCGTGCTCGAGATCGACGCCTACGCGACGCTGCTCGACGGGCTCGGGGCGGAGGCCATCGTGGCGATGGAGAAGGTCTACCCGGTACGTCTGCCGTGTGCGGCCGACATCTCCGAATGGACGAAGGGATCGACGCTCGTTCCCTGGTTCGATCGGCTCCCCGAGACGCTGCACGCGCCCTTCGTCGCGCGCTACCGCGAGCTGCTCTCGGCCGCCCTGCCGCCGGGCCCCCACTTCTTCACCTTTCGTCGCATCCTGCTCGCGGCGGCGAAGCCCGAGGACGCGGCGTGA
- a CDS encoding nicotinate phosphoribosyltransferase: MVDETVRDIIPSWEEICRGDTTDVYFPRTMDILRKLGRDRLPLVMEGYVKRFPAGYGYAVLAGMDEMLALLAGRGVTVRAMPEGTIFFPGEPVFSVEGPYGEFCEMETAMLGLLCQASGIATKAARLKTAGGDRPLMSFGARRMHPALSTLIDRNAFIGGADSVSAVRSARYLGEPPSGTMPHALVLAVGDTVEAMRAFDETVEAGVPRVCLVDTLQDEKFEALRVAEALGSRLAAVRLDTPASRRGDFRWILQELRWELDLRGFSHVRLYVSGGLDEPDLEALRDVVDGFGVGTCLSNAPTIDFALDIVEIEGAPFAKRGKCSGVKETLHCPACGARRVVPAGVATAACPCGAGPMTPLLSVALRDGVLQAPPRPFREIRAAVLAQVDKIQSGSERKA, encoded by the coding sequence ATGGTTGACGAGACGGTGCGCGACATCATCCCCTCGTGGGAGGAGATCTGCCGGGGCGACACGACCGACGTCTACTTCCCCCGCACGATGGACATCCTGCGCAAGCTGGGGCGCGACCGCCTCCCGCTCGTCATGGAGGGGTACGTCAAGCGTTTCCCGGCCGGATACGGATACGCGGTGCTCGCCGGGATGGACGAGATGCTGGCGCTTCTGGCCGGGCGCGGGGTGACCGTGCGCGCGATGCCGGAAGGGACGATCTTCTTCCCGGGCGAGCCGGTGTTCTCGGTCGAGGGGCCCTATGGCGAGTTTTGCGAGATGGAGACGGCGATGCTGGGCCTTTTGTGCCAGGCGTCCGGGATCGCCACGAAGGCCGCCCGGCTGAAGACGGCGGGGGGCGATCGGCCGCTGATGTCCTTCGGCGCGCGCCGGATGCATCCGGCGCTGTCGACCCTCATCGACCGGAACGCGTTTATCGGCGGCGCCGACAGCGTGTCGGCGGTCCGGAGCGCAAGGTACCTCGGCGAGCCTCCGTCGGGAACCATGCCGCACGCCCTGGTCCTGGCCGTGGGCGATACGGTCGAGGCGATGCGCGCCTTCGACGAGACGGTCGAAGCCGGCGTGCCGCGCGTCTGCCTCGTCGACACGCTGCAGGACGAGAAGTTCGAGGCGCTCCGGGTGGCCGAAGCGCTTGGGAGCCGGTTGGCGGCCGTCCGGCTCGACACGCCGGCCTCCCGCCGGGGCGATTTCCGCTGGATCCTCCAGGAATTGCGATGGGAACTCGACCTTCGCGGGTTCTCCCACGTCCGGCTCTACGTGTCCGGGGGACTCGACGAGCCCGACCTGGAGGCCCTTCGCGACGTCGTCGACGGGTTCGGCGTCGGGACGTGCCTCAGCAACGCGCCGACGATCGACTTCGCCCTCGACATCGTCGAGATCGAGGGCGCTCCCTTCGCCAAGCGCGGTAAATGTTCCGGCGTGAAGGAAACGCTGCACTGCCCCGCCTGCGGCGCCCGCCGGGTCGTCCCGGCCGGGGTTGCGACCGCTGCCTGCCCCTGCGGCGCCGGACCGATGACGCCGCTGCTCTCGGTCGCGCTCCGCGACGGGGTGCTCCAGGCGCCCCCTCGCCCGTTCCGGGAGATCCGTGCGGCGGTCCTGGCGCAGGTCGATAAAATACAATCCGGTTCCGAAAGGAAAGCATAA
- a CDS encoding isochorismatase family cysteine hydrolase, whose translation MEKVGSALLVIDMLEDFIRKGAPLEVPAARAIVPSVRRRIAQARKKGELVVYVCDSHKPNDPEFSRMGWPPHAVEGTPGSAVVSALAPEPGDILVEKRSYSGFHGTVLGTALSRHGITRLELCGCVTNICVLYTAADAAMRGYETSVDARRVAGIDPASHAFALDQMEKVLGVHVAREKEQSNG comes from the coding sequence ATGGAAAAGGTCGGAAGCGCCCTGCTCGTGATCGACATGCTCGAGGATTTCATCCGGAAAGGGGCGCCGCTCGAGGTGCCCGCGGCGCGGGCCATCGTTCCATCTGTCCGCCGGCGAATTGCGCAGGCGCGGAAAAAGGGCGAGCTGGTCGTCTACGTCTGCGATTCCCACAAACCGAACGATCCGGAGTTTTCCCGGATGGGCTGGCCCCCGCACGCGGTCGAGGGCACGCCCGGCTCCGCGGTCGTCTCCGCGCTCGCGCCGGAGCCGGGCGACATCCTCGTCGAGAAGCGCAGCTACTCCGGTTTCCACGGGACGGTGCTCGGGACGGCGCTTTCGCGGCACGGCATCACCCGCCTGGAGCTGTGCGGCTGCGTCACGAACATCTGCGTCCTCTACACCGCCGCCGACGCGGCCATGCGCGGATACGAAACGTCCGTCGACGCGCGGCGGGTGGCGGGGATCGATCCGGCAAGCCACGCTTTTGCGCTCGACCAGATGGAAAAAGTGTTGGGCGTCCACGTTGCCCGGGAAAAGGAGCAGAGCAATGGTTGA
- the glnE gene encoding bifunctional [glutamate--ammonia ligase]-adenylyl-L-tyrosine phosphorylase/[glutamate--ammonia-ligase] adenylyltransferase yields the protein MTEAVPTPEARLRAAGVRDVARALPLVAELFPVFRRDDPVWGAIWAAAAASPDPNLFFLNLSHLNDALAPDVLRAAFADSRNVPVVGALLGGSEFLTRQVARRPRLFAFLFSSGGVHMRMSHEALMQEAQDAVLACETEEQAKQALREIKWREISRIAARDLSGLSDLTEVMADLSALASAALDAAVAFGRRQLDARYGAPWLETAGGRRPARFVVLGMGKLGGFELNFSSDIDLIYFYETDRGATGGEGGGQPVSFHEYFVRLSESVTRIVSEVTEDGFVFRIDLRLRPEGSKGDLACSLRSAEIYYETSGMTWERGALVKARPVAGDRALGDEFLKIVSPFVFRKYLDFTAIEEIKEMKDKINLENARKRIGGKDLKLGIGGIREIEFFVTAHQLVYGGKLPELRLRGTMETLRVLRSLGTVSPEECATLETAYDFLRRLEHRIQVFGERQTHVLPDRDEDLFRLARAMGLQDGDTLLSVLSKHGDNVQAIYGRLFGGDRREADEGLPAELALLLDAEGKEAELASCLSALGFADGEAAVRHLAALRERPTRGRLSARARRYLDKIIPVVLARVLETPDPDSALAHFERFLTAVGGRTMYYALLFENRKVIETLARLFGSSPFLSGYLLQHPELLDLLLRHDIGIFVKSKSELRRELGELLSACTDLEQEMDELRRYKHVETLRIGIHELAGELSLEEATFQHSALAEVLLGMALNLAEREVRRRFGRAMLAPGEDGSPLGEAAFCVVGMGKLGAEELSYHSDLDIIFLYEGAGETEPVPGEGDAGFRKLGNHEYFAKIAQRLIFILTMTTREGAVYKLDTRLRPSGNSGPLVSSMAAFRAYHETSAQLWERQAMLKSRFVAGDREFGKRVEAQIRGYVYERPLPPGAASEIHRLRKRMEVELGRENDGRLNLKVGRGGVVDVEFATQYLQLVHGPGTPSVRTRSTLKALYELWRAGAIDDEKYRALEEGYRFLRGLEVRLRLTHDASIEQFDPSGIEPGTMARYREETERVRRVFLEVLGIGE from the coding sequence GTGACCGAGGCCGTCCCGACCCCCGAGGCCCGGCTGCGCGCGGCCGGGGTCCGGGACGTGGCGCGTGCCCTGCCGCTGGTTGCGGAGCTCTTTCCCGTCTTCCGGCGCGACGATCCCGTCTGGGGCGCGATCTGGGCCGCCGCTGCCGCGTCCCCCGACCCGAACCTGTTTTTCCTGAACCTGTCGCACCTGAACGACGCCCTGGCGCCGGACGTCCTCCGGGCCGCGTTCGCGGACTCCCGCAACGTCCCGGTCGTCGGCGCGCTCCTGGGCGGGTCCGAATTCCTCACGCGGCAAGTCGCCCGTCGTCCCCGGCTGTTCGCCTTCCTGTTCTCCTCCGGGGGCGTCCACATGCGGATGTCGCACGAGGCGCTGATGCAGGAGGCGCAGGATGCCGTCCTCGCCTGCGAGACCGAAGAGCAGGCCAAGCAGGCGCTGCGCGAGATCAAATGGCGCGAGATCTCCCGGATCGCGGCGCGCGACCTGTCGGGGCTCTCCGACCTGACCGAGGTGATGGCCGACCTGTCGGCGCTGGCGTCCGCGGCGCTCGATGCGGCGGTCGCCTTCGGGCGCCGGCAGCTCGACGCCCGGTACGGGGCGCCGTGGCTGGAGACCGCCGGGGGTCGACGGCCTGCCCGCTTCGTGGTGCTCGGCATGGGCAAGCTCGGGGGGTTCGAGCTCAACTTCAGTTCCGACATCGATCTCATCTACTTCTACGAGACGGACCGGGGGGCGACCGGCGGGGAGGGTGGGGGCCAGCCGGTCTCGTTCCACGAATATTTCGTCCGTCTCTCCGAGTCGGTCACGCGCATCGTCTCCGAAGTCACCGAGGACGGCTTCGTCTTCCGGATCGACCTGCGCCTGCGCCCGGAAGGAAGCAAGGGCGACCTCGCCTGCTCCCTTCGCTCGGCCGAGATCTACTACGAGACCTCGGGCATGACCTGGGAACGCGGCGCTCTCGTCAAGGCACGCCCCGTGGCCGGCGACCGGGCGCTGGGCGACGAATTCCTGAAGATCGTCTCTCCGTTCGTCTTCCGGAAATATCTCGACTTTACCGCGATCGAAGAGATCAAGGAGATGAAGGACAAGATCAACCTCGAGAACGCCCGGAAGCGGATCGGAGGGAAGGATCTCAAGCTGGGCATCGGCGGCATCCGCGAGATCGAGTTCTTCGTCACCGCCCACCAGCTCGTCTACGGGGGGAAGCTGCCCGAGCTCCGCCTGCGCGGCACGATGGAGACGCTGCGCGTGCTGCGATCGCTCGGGACCGTCTCGCCCGAGGAGTGCGCCACCCTCGAAACGGCCTACGATTTCCTGCGGCGTCTCGAGCACCGAATCCAGGTATTCGGCGAGCGGCAGACGCACGTGCTGCCCGACCGCGACGAAGACCTGTTCCGGCTGGCGCGGGCCATGGGGCTGCAAGACGGCGATACGTTGCTCTCGGTGTTGTCGAAGCACGGCGATAACGTGCAGGCGATCTACGGCCGATTGTTCGGGGGTGACCGGCGCGAGGCGGATGAAGGGTTGCCCGCGGAGCTGGCGCTTCTCCTCGACGCCGAGGGGAAGGAGGCCGAGCTCGCGTCTTGTCTTTCCGCACTGGGCTTCGCCGACGGCGAGGCGGCGGTCAGGCACCTGGCGGCGCTTCGCGAGCGGCCGACGCGGGGACGCCTGTCCGCGCGGGCGCGGCGCTACCTCGACAAGATCATCCCGGTGGTGCTGGCCCGCGTCCTCGAGACGCCCGATCCCGATTCGGCGCTCGCCCATTTCGAGCGCTTCCTGACGGCTGTCGGCGGCCGCACCATGTACTACGCGCTGCTGTTCGAGAACCGGAAGGTGATCGAGACGCTCGCGCGCCTGTTCGGGAGCAGCCCGTTCCTGTCGGGCTACCTGCTGCAGCACCCGGAGTTGCTCGACCTGCTGTTGCGCCACGACATCGGCATCTTCGTCAAATCGAAGTCCGAGCTGCGCCGGGAGCTGGGGGAGCTGCTGTCGGCGTGCACGGATCTCGAACAGGAAATGGACGAGCTGCGTCGCTACAAGCACGTCGAGACGCTTCGGATCGGCATCCACGAGCTGGCTGGGGAGCTGTCGCTCGAGGAGGCGACGTTCCAGCACTCGGCGCTGGCCGAGGTGCTGCTGGGCATGGCGCTGAACCTGGCGGAACGGGAAGTGCGGCGCCGGTTCGGCCGGGCGATGCTGGCGCCGGGAGAGGACGGGTCGCCACTCGGCGAGGCCGCCTTCTGCGTGGTCGGCATGGGGAAGCTCGGAGCCGAGGAACTGTCCTACCACAGCGATCTCGACATCATCTTTCTCTACGAGGGGGCGGGGGAGACGGAGCCGGTGCCCGGAGAGGGCGATGCCGGGTTCCGCAAACTGGGCAACCACGAATATTTCGCGAAGATCGCCCAGCGGCTGATCTTCATCCTGACGATGACGACGCGTGAAGGCGCGGTCTACAAGCTCGACACGCGGCTGCGCCCGTCCGGCAACTCCGGTCCGCTGGTCAGCTCGATGGCCGCGTTTCGGGCGTACCACGAGACAAGTGCGCAGCTCTGGGAGCGGCAGGCGATGCTCAAGTCGCGCTTCGTCGCGGGCGACCGGGAGTTCGGGAAACGGGTCGAGGCGCAGATCCGCGGATACGTGTATGAGCGCCCTCTGCCTCCCGGCGCCGCCTCCGAGATCCACCGCCTCCGGAAGCGGATGGAGGTCGAGCTTGGGCGCGAGAACGACGGCCGGCTCAACCTGAAGGTGGGCCGGGGCGGCGTCGTCGACGTCGAGTTCGCCACGCAGTACCTGCAACTCGTGCACGGGCCGGGAACCCCCTCGGTCCGCACCCGGTCGACGCTGAAGGCGCTCTATGAGCTGTGGCGCGCCGGGGCGATCGACGATGAGAAGTACCGGGCGCTCGAGGAGGGGTATCGGTTCCTCCGGGGGCTCGAGGTGCGGTTGCGCCTGACCCATGACGCCTCCATCGAGCAGTTCGATCCTTCGGGCATCGAGCCCGGGACGATGGCGCGGTATCGGGAAGAGACGGAGCGGGTCCGGAGGGTGTTTCTCGAGGTGTTGGGAATCGGGGAGTGA
- a CDS encoding AsmA-like C-terminal region-containing protein, protein MRKAAYVVAAILAGILIFVAVLPRVVSLEGYRPALLAVLEEKTGRKASFSAVSLSLFPGIGIKVRNLTLSGDPNHESEKLLSAPEAEFRLALLPLLSGRAELGRLILSHPAILLRKYADGSTSLTEMAGRMLHPVPAVRAVDLREAQLGFRIQDGDGRERAYDVTSVTARIGGFDGNGCDFDVSARIGGRLRGHVSLKGRLARERGDSGPFLLKADGDLFRQDISVEGRVTPSDAGPDMDLSLAMRRVRLGDLREMFREPPALLERVRPEGFARLSAKLSGPPEALGFEIDVDLREAGWTVTPGLQKFIDMPCMLVLQGHRFPDLLMISNAEVRFPPLLLIGNLSMVPSTGAYEWFASSRIASLSEFASSRGELLQRWSLAGRVTASGKGRKKDAGTPGGWSVGVDLGEVGFQQPDSGIEFRGLDGHLVLSPGALEFEPLAGLCNGQSFTLRGRLSQGDTATGPLALKMAYLDLDNLFPEGGHGRKGAKPEAGAETQQVAFSANLSIDAGRVRGIDFRDLAGRVRFEKGAHAFEALRAKVYGGELSATGEIETGGKTPALRMRVSLKDVEASELLSRKTRLGKLVSGPVTMTARIEGGIRDFADFSRTATGEGSLSLSDGKIEGIALPGDAARLAGLPASRPTGKNEGTAFSKMSADFRIGGGKIRTDRLWIESGRFGLEGTAALGFDRTIDFVGRLQLPAGSAGATHGASARYLTGPSGRIEIPLVISGGLRSPAMAIDSRAMAGDK, encoded by the coding sequence ATGCGCAAGGCGGCGTACGTCGTGGCGGCGATTCTTGCCGGGATCCTGATCTTCGTGGCCGTCCTGCCGCGGGTCGTGTCGCTGGAGGGCTATCGTCCTGCTCTCCTCGCTGTCCTCGAGGAAAAGACGGGTCGCAAGGCGTCCTTCTCGGCCGTCTCGCTTTCCCTGTTCCCCGGCATCGGCATCAAGGTCCGCAACCTGACGCTGTCGGGCGATCCGAACCACGAATCCGAAAAGCTGCTCTCGGCGCCCGAGGCCGAATTCCGGCTTGCCCTGCTTCCGCTCCTGTCCGGCCGCGCCGAGCTCGGCCGCCTGATCCTGTCGCACCCGGCCATCCTCCTCCGGAAGTACGCGGACGGGTCCACCTCGCTTACGGAGATGGCGGGCCGGATGCTGCACCCCGTTCCCGCGGTCCGGGCGGTCGATCTCCGCGAGGCGCAACTGGGCTTCCGGATCCAGGACGGCGACGGGCGGGAGCGCGCGTATGACGTGACTTCAGTGACCGCACGGATCGGCGGTTTCGACGGCAACGGGTGCGATTTCGACGTCTCGGCGCGCATCGGCGGGCGGCTGCGCGGCCACGTCTCCCTGAAAGGGCGGCTCGCGCGGGAGCGCGGCGACTCGGGGCCGTTCCTGCTCAAGGCCGACGGCGACCTGTTTCGCCAGGATATCTCGGTCGAGGGGAGGGTCACGCCCTCCGACGCGGGCCCCGACATGGATCTGTCTCTGGCGATGCGGCGGGTTCGGCTGGGCGACCTGCGCGAGATGTTCCGGGAGCCGCCTGCCCTCCTCGAGCGCGTCCGCCCCGAAGGGTTCGCCCGGCTCTCGGCCAAGCTGTCCGGCCCGCCCGAGGCGCTGGGCTTCGAAATCGACGTCGATCTCCGGGAGGCGGGCTGGACCGTGACGCCCGGCCTCCAGAAATTCATCGACATGCCGTGCATGCTGGTGCTTCAGGGCCATCGCTTCCCCGACCTGCTGATGATCTCGAACGCCGAGGTCCGCTTCCCGCCGCTCCTCCTGATCGGGAATCTATCGATGGTCCCCTCCACCGGGGCCTACGAATGGTTCGCCTCGTCCCGGATCGCCTCCCTGTCCGAATTCGCGTCGAGCCGGGGGGAGCTGCTGCAGCGCTGGTCGCTCGCCGGACGCGTCACCGCTTCCGGAAAGGGGAGGAAAAAGGACGCCGGGACGCCGGGAGGCTGGTCCGTCGGGGTCGACCTCGGGGAGGTCGGATTCCAGCAACCGGATTCCGGCATCGAGTTCCGGGGGCTCGATGGCCACCTGGTGCTGTCGCCGGGCGCCCTCGAGTTCGAGCCGCTGGCCGGCCTGTGCAACGGGCAGAGCTTTACATTGCGCGGGAGGCTCTCGCAGGGCGACACGGCGACCGGGCCGCTCGCGCTGAAGATGGCCTACCTCGATCTCGACAACTTGTTTCCTGAGGGCGGCCACGGCCGGAAGGGCGCGAAGCCGGAGGCTGGGGCCGAGACGCAGCAGGTGGCGTTCTCCGCCAATCTGTCGATCGACGCCGGGCGTGTCCGCGGGATCGATTTCCGCGACCTGGCCGGCCGGGTCCGGTTCGAGAAGGGGGCCCACGCCTTCGAGGCGCTGCGGGCGAAGGTCTACGGGGGCGAGCTCTCGGCAACGGGGGAGATCGAGACCGGGGGAAAGACGCCTGCCCTCCGGATGCGCGTGTCGCTCAAGGACGTGGAGGCCTCGGAGCTGCTGTCGCGGAAGACGCGCCTCGGGAAGCTGGTCTCCGGGCCCGTGACGATGACGGCAAGGATCGAGGGCGGCATCCGGGACTTCGCCGACTTTTCCCGGACCGCGACGGGCGAGGGCTCCCTCTCCCTGTCGGACGGGAAGATCGAGGGGATTGCCCTGCCGGGCGACGCCGCGCGGCTGGCGGGCCTCCCGGCATCGAGGCCCACAGGGAAAAACGAGGGAACCGCATTCTCGAAGATGTCCGCGGATTTCCGGATCGGAGGCGGGAAGATCCGGACCGACCGGCTATGGATCGAATCCGGCCGGTTCGGTCTCGAAGGGACGGCGGCGCTCGGCTTCGATCGGACGATCGATTTCGTCGGGAGGCTCCAGCTTCCTGCGGGATCGGCCGGGGCCACTCACGGGGCGTCGGCGAGATATCTGACCGGGCCGTCGGGCCGGATCGAGATTCCGCTGGTCATCTCGGGTGGGCTGAGGTCTCCGGCGATGGCGATCGACTCGCGGGCGATGGCTGGCGATAAATAG